One Drosophila subobscura isolate 14011-0131.10 chromosome U, UCBerk_Dsub_1.0, whole genome shotgun sequence DNA window includes the following coding sequences:
- the LOC117901690 gene encoding electroneutral sodium bicarbonate exchanger 1 isoform X3 has protein sequence MPQQAHLKHIHGHGRLPRVIATDSTRPWTMNSSSGDDEAPKDPRTGGEDFTQQFTENDFEGHRAHTVYVGVHVPGGRRHSQRRRKHHHSGPGGGGGGGGGSGGGSGSMGGGISSKDSGSEKQQEVERPVTPPAQRVQFILGEDVDDGSHVSHPLFSEMGMLVKEGDEIEWKETARWIKFEEDVEEGGNRWSKPHVATLSLHSLFELRRLLVNGTVMLDMEAHNLEVMADLVCDQMVSAGTLPPGVKDKVKDALLRRHRHQHEYAKKSRLPIIRSLADMRNHSSSKTDASTHLGSIGVTTWFHAGASPQHHPNKSRGQGQGQQGQSQSMPKDMVKSPSSQSMARPSSGTELNEQQHKGNTHFMRKIPPGAEASNILVGEVDFLERTLSCFIRLSQAALMGDLTEVPVPTRFIFILLGPPGSQSNFHEIGRAMATLMSDEIFHEVAYRARKREHLLAGVDEFLDAVTVLPPGEWDPTIRIEPPAAIPSQDPRKRPPELPKEEIDEEEEEARLREESGLSRTGRLFGGLINDVKRKVPWYWSDYRDAFSMQCVASWIFLYFACLSPIITFGGLLSEATGKHMAAMESLVSGFVCGMGYGFFSGQPLTILGSTGPVLVFESIIYEFCAKMDWDYMTFRFWIGMWVAGICIVLTAIDASALVCYITRFTEENFATLIAFIFIYKAIENVVVIGKNFPVNQGIYDCVCIPPPGSNASVVEYAKYNWDYCEPNNGTLIGGDCGTPPTENVFLMSVVLCTGTFIISTILKDFKNALFFPSAVRQYISDFSVLIAIFAMTFFDYSLGVPTQKLEVPAELKPTLDSRGWLIPPFSERNPWWSPIIAVFPALLGTILIFMDQQITAVIVNRKENKLKKGCGYHLDLFILSILIAICSVMGLPWFVAATVLSINHVNSLKLESECSAPGEKPQFLGVREQRVTHIMIFLTIGVSVLLTPLLGNIPMPVLFGVFLYMGVASLKGLQFFDRILIMFMPAKYQPDYMFLRQVPIKRVHLFTIIQLACLIILWLIKSFSQTSILFPLMLVVMIGIRKALDLVFTRRELKILDDIMPEMTKRAAADDLHQLDAEDNHHQHQQPPGAGTATGANYNANNAGPTTIHIPLSGSKPVSGNGAGMNIPQEAVNRTTVWQQINKDGNGISEQLIIPVTVKVRQINGNHASTNASALSPRLSPMHEADENEVTINPTNPQQMSNCKEAAAKLEGSMLASQNPANITPV, from the exons ACCCTGGACCATGAACTCCTCGAGTGGTGACGATGAGGCGCCCAAGGACCCGCGTACCGGAGGCGAGGACTTTACGCAACAATTTACAGAGAACGATTTCGAGG GACATCGCGCACACACCGTCTATGTGGGTGTCCATGTGCCCGGAGGCAGACGCCACTCCCAGCGCCGACGCAAGCATCATCACAGCGGCCCCGGAGGAGGGGGAGGCGGAGGTGGCGGTTCCGGCGGTGGCTCCGGCAGCATGGGAGGTGGCATCTCCAGCAaggacagcggcagcgagaaGCAACAGGAAGTGGAGCGTCCAG TTACACCGCCCGCACAACGTGTGCAATTCATACTCGGcgaggatgtggatgatggGTCACATGTATCGCATCCTTTGTTCTCGGAAATGGGCATGCTAGTGAAGGAGGGCGACGAGATCGAGTGGAAGGAGACGGCGCGCTGGATCAAGTTCGAGGAGGATGTGGAGGAGGGCGGCAATCGGTGGTCCAAGCCCCACGTGGCCACGCTCTCCCTGCACTCGCTGTTCGAGCTGCGACGCCTGCTGGTCAACGGCACCGTCATGCTCGACATGGAGGCTCACAATCTGGAGGTAATGGCCGATCTGGTTTGCGACCAGATGGTCAGTGCCGGCACCCTGCCGCCCGGTGTCAAGGACAAGGTCAAGGATGCGCTGCTGCGTCGCCATCGGCATCAGCACGAGTATGCCAAAAAGTCACGGCTGCCCATCATTCGCTCTCTGGCCGATATGCGCAATCATTCGTCATCGAAAA ctgacGCCTCAACTCATCTGGGTTCCATTGGTGTCACCACCTGGTTCCATGCTGGGGCATCGCCTCAGCATCACCCAAACAAATCCAGGGGACAAGGCCAGGGCCAGCAAGGACAATCACAATCAATGCCAA AGGATATGGTGAAGAGTCCCAGCAGCCAGTCGATGGCACGTCCGAGCAGCGGCACGGAGctcaacgagcagcagcacaagggCAACACACACTTTATGAGAAAGATCCCTCCGGGTGCGGAGGCCAGTAATATTCTGGTGGGCGAAGTGGACTTTCTGGAGCGAACACTCTCCTGTTTCATACGCCTGAGCCAGGCGGCGCTCATGGGTGATCTGACAGAGGTGCCAGTGCCCACAAG ATTCATCTTCATTTTGCTGGGTCCGCCTGGCAGTCAGAGTAATTTCCATGAGATTGGACGTGCCATGGCTACCCTGATGTCGGATGAGATCTTCCACGAGGTTGCCTATCGGGCACGCAAGCGGGAGCATCTGCTGGCCGGCGTTGATGAGTTCCTCGATGCGGTCACCGTTTTGCCCCCTGGCGAGTGGGATCCCACCATTCGCATTGAGCCGCCGGCGGCCATACCCTCGCAGGACCCGCGCAAGCGTCCACCAGAGCTGCCAAAGGAGGAGatcgacgaggaggaggaggaggcgcgtCTAAGGGAAGAGTCGGGACTCTCGCGGACAGGTCGTCTCTTTGGCGGTCTGATCAACGATGTGAAGCGGAAGGTACCCTGGTACTGGAGCGACTATCGCGATGCCTTCTCCATGCAGTGCGTGGCATCGTGGATTTTCCTGTACTTTGCCTGCCTCTCGCCCATCATCACGTTCGGCGGACTCTTGTCGGAGGCCACGGGCAAGCATATGGCAGCGATGGAGAGTCTGGTGTCGGGGTTCGTCTGTGGCATGGGCTATGGCTTCTTTTCGGGTCAGCCGTTGACAATATTGGGTTCCACCGGTCCAGTGCTGGTCTTTGAGTCAATTATCTATGAGTTTTGCGCCAAAATGGATTGGGACTATATGACATTCCGGTTCTGGATCGGCATGTGGGTCGCCGGCATTTGTATCGTCCTGACCGCGATTGATGCCAGTGCCCTCGTCTGCTACATAACCCGCTTCACCGAGGAGAACTTTGCCACCCTGATTGCGTTCATCTTCATCTACAAGGCCATCGAGAATGTGGTTGTCATCGGTAAGAATTTCCCCGTCAATCAAGGCATATACGACTGTGTCTGTATACCGCCGCCGGGAAGCAACGCCAGTGTTGTGGAATATGCTAAATACAATTGGGATTATTGTGAG CCGAACAATGGCACGCTGATTGGCGGCGACTGTGGCACTCCACCCACCGAGAATGTCTTCCTCATGTCGGTGGTTCTGTGCACCGGCACCTTCATCATCTCCACCATTCTGAAGGACTTTAAGAACGCCCTGTTCTTCCCCTCGGCTGTGCGCCAGTACATCAGTGACTTTTCCGTGCTGATTGCCATCTTTGCCATGACATTCTTTGACTACTCGCTGGGAGTGCCCACCCAGAAGCTGGAGGTGCCTGCAGAGCTGAAGCCCACGCTGGACTCGAGGGGTTGGCTCATTCCACCTTTTAGCGAGAGGAATCCCTGGTGGTCGCCGATCATTGCCGTGTTCCCAGCTCTGCTGGGCACCATTCTGATCTTCATGGATCAGCAGATCACCGCTGTGATTGTCAATCGCAAGGAGAACAAATTGAAGAAGGGCTGCGGCTACCACTTGGATCTGTTTATTCTCTCAATTCTTATTGCCATTTGCAGTGTGATGGGTCTGCCATG GTTCGTGGCTGCCACTGTTTTGAGCATCAACCATGTGAATTCATTGAAACTGGAATCGGAGTGCTCGGCCCCTGGCGAGAAGCCACAGTTCCTGGGTGTTCGCGAGCAGCGTGTGACACACATCATGATCTTCCTGACGATCGGCGTTTCGGTGCTCCTGACACCGCTGCTCGGTAACATTCCCATGCCTGTGCTCTTCGGTGTGTTCCTTTATATGGGCGTGGCCTCGCTCAAGGGTCTGCAGTTCTTCGATCGCATATTGATCATGTTCATGCCAGCCAAATACCAGCCAGACTACATGTTCCTGCGACAG GTTCCCATCAAGCGAGTCCATTTGTTCACCATCATACAGCTGGCCTGTCTGATCATACTCTGGCTGATCAAGTCCTTCTCGCAGACCTCCATACTCTTCCCCCTCATGCTGGTGGTGATGATCGGCATACGCAAGGCCCTCGATCTGGTCTTCACGCGTCGCGAGCTGAAGATCCTCGACGATATTATGCCAGAGATGACGAAGCGAGCGGCCGCCGATGATCTGCATCAATTGGACGCTGAG GATaatcaccatcagcatcagcaaccGCCTGGGGCGGGTACTGCCACAGGAGCCAACTATAATGCCAATAATGCGGGTCCAACCACCATACACATTCCTCTCTCTGGCAGCAAGCCGGTCTCGGGCAATGGAGCGGGCATGAATATACCCCAGGAGGCGGTGAATCGCACCACAGTCTGGCAGCAGATCAACAAGGATGGGAATGGCATTTCCGAGCAGCTCATCATACCGGTGACCGTCAAAGTTCGTCAGATCAATGGCAATCA TGCGTCAACAAATGCCTCTGCCCTCTCGCCACGCCTGTCGCCCATGCACGAGGCGGATGAGAACGAAGTCACCATCAATCCGACGAATCCACAGCAGATGAGCAACTGCAAGGAGGCGGCAGCCAAGCTCGAAGGATCCATGCTCGCCAGCCAGAATCCAGCCAACATAACACCCGTCTAA
- the LOC117901690 gene encoding electroneutral sodium bicarbonate exchanger 1 isoform X1: MPQQAHLKHIHGHGRLPRVIATDSTRPWTMNSSSGDDEAPKDPRTGGEDFTQQFTENDFEGHRAHTVYVGVHVPGGRRHSQRRRKHHHSGPGGGGGGGGGSGGGSGSMGGGISSKDSGSEKQQEVERPVTPPAQRVQFILGEDVDDGSHVSHPLFSEMGMLVKEGDEIEWKETARWIKFEEDVEEGGNRWSKPHVATLSLHSLFELRRLLVNGTVMLDMEAHNLEVMADLVCDQMVSAGTLPPGVKDKVKDALLRRHRHQHEYAKKSRLPIIRSLADMRNHSSSKMEEQSGNTLGATTPISLAASEPGPPGTNGNASLTNTGGGMGRFLTVPGKPSTRTLEDMVKSPSSQSMARPSSGTELNEQQHKGNTHFMRKIPPGAEASNILVGEVDFLERTLSCFIRLSQAALMGDLTEVPVPTRFIFILLGPPGSQSNFHEIGRAMATLMSDEIFHEVAYRARKREHLLAGVDEFLDAVTVLPPGEWDPTIRIEPPAAIPSQDPRKRPPELPKEEIDEEEEEARLREESGLSRTGRLFGGLINDVKRKVPWYWSDYRDAFSMQCVASWIFLYFACLSPIITFGGLLSEATGKHMAAMESLVSGFVCGMGYGFFSGQPLTILGSTGPVLVFESIIYEFCAKMDWDYMTFRFWIGMWVAGICIVLTAIDASALVCYITRFTEENFATLIAFIFIYKAIENVVVIGKNFPVNQGIYDCVCIPPPGSNASVVEYAKYNWDYCEPNNGTLIGGDCGTPPTENVFLMSVVLCTGTFIISTILKDFKNALFFPSAVRQYISDFSVLIAIFAMTFFDYSLGVPTQKLEVPAELKPTLDSRGWLIPPFSERNPWWSPIIAVFPALLGTILIFMDQQITAVIVNRKENKLKKGCGYHLDLFILSILIAICSVMGLPWFVAATVLSINHVNSLKLESECSAPGEKPQFLGVREQRVTHIMIFLTIGVSVLLTPLLGNIPMPVLFGVFLYMGVASLKGLQFFDRILIMFMPAKYQPDYMFLRQVPIKRVHLFTIIQLACLIILWLIKSFSQTSILFPLMLVVMIGIRKALDLVFTRRELKILDDIMPEMTKRAAADDLHQLDAEDNHHQHQQPPGAGTATGANYNANNAGPTTIHIPLSGSKPVSGNGAGMNIPQEAVNRTTVWQQINKDGNGISEQLIIPVTVKVRQINGNHASTNASALSPRLSPMHEADENEVTINPTNPQQMSNCKEAAAKLEGSMLASQNPANITPV, encoded by the exons ACCCTGGACCATGAACTCCTCGAGTGGTGACGATGAGGCGCCCAAGGACCCGCGTACCGGAGGCGAGGACTTTACGCAACAATTTACAGAGAACGATTTCGAGG GACATCGCGCACACACCGTCTATGTGGGTGTCCATGTGCCCGGAGGCAGACGCCACTCCCAGCGCCGACGCAAGCATCATCACAGCGGCCCCGGAGGAGGGGGAGGCGGAGGTGGCGGTTCCGGCGGTGGCTCCGGCAGCATGGGAGGTGGCATCTCCAGCAaggacagcggcagcgagaaGCAACAGGAAGTGGAGCGTCCAG TTACACCGCCCGCACAACGTGTGCAATTCATACTCGGcgaggatgtggatgatggGTCACATGTATCGCATCCTTTGTTCTCGGAAATGGGCATGCTAGTGAAGGAGGGCGACGAGATCGAGTGGAAGGAGACGGCGCGCTGGATCAAGTTCGAGGAGGATGTGGAGGAGGGCGGCAATCGGTGGTCCAAGCCCCACGTGGCCACGCTCTCCCTGCACTCGCTGTTCGAGCTGCGACGCCTGCTGGTCAACGGCACCGTCATGCTCGACATGGAGGCTCACAATCTGGAGGTAATGGCCGATCTGGTTTGCGACCAGATGGTCAGTGCCGGCACCCTGCCGCCCGGTGTCAAGGACAAGGTCAAGGATGCGCTGCTGCGTCGCCATCGGCATCAGCACGAGTATGCCAAAAAGTCACGGCTGCCCATCATTCGCTCTCTGGCCGATATGCGCAATCATTCGTCATCGAAAA TGGAAGAGCAGTCCGGAAACACTTTAGGGGCCACCACGCCGATTTCTCTGGCGGCGAGTGAACCGGGACCGCCTGGCACCAATGGCAATGCGAGCCTTACCAACACTGGCGGCGGCATGGGCCGTTTTCTAACAGTACCCGGAAAGCCCAGCACCAGAACGCTCG AGGATATGGTGAAGAGTCCCAGCAGCCAGTCGATGGCACGTCCGAGCAGCGGCACGGAGctcaacgagcagcagcacaagggCAACACACACTTTATGAGAAAGATCCCTCCGGGTGCGGAGGCCAGTAATATTCTGGTGGGCGAAGTGGACTTTCTGGAGCGAACACTCTCCTGTTTCATACGCCTGAGCCAGGCGGCGCTCATGGGTGATCTGACAGAGGTGCCAGTGCCCACAAG ATTCATCTTCATTTTGCTGGGTCCGCCTGGCAGTCAGAGTAATTTCCATGAGATTGGACGTGCCATGGCTACCCTGATGTCGGATGAGATCTTCCACGAGGTTGCCTATCGGGCACGCAAGCGGGAGCATCTGCTGGCCGGCGTTGATGAGTTCCTCGATGCGGTCACCGTTTTGCCCCCTGGCGAGTGGGATCCCACCATTCGCATTGAGCCGCCGGCGGCCATACCCTCGCAGGACCCGCGCAAGCGTCCACCAGAGCTGCCAAAGGAGGAGatcgacgaggaggaggaggaggcgcgtCTAAGGGAAGAGTCGGGACTCTCGCGGACAGGTCGTCTCTTTGGCGGTCTGATCAACGATGTGAAGCGGAAGGTACCCTGGTACTGGAGCGACTATCGCGATGCCTTCTCCATGCAGTGCGTGGCATCGTGGATTTTCCTGTACTTTGCCTGCCTCTCGCCCATCATCACGTTCGGCGGACTCTTGTCGGAGGCCACGGGCAAGCATATGGCAGCGATGGAGAGTCTGGTGTCGGGGTTCGTCTGTGGCATGGGCTATGGCTTCTTTTCGGGTCAGCCGTTGACAATATTGGGTTCCACCGGTCCAGTGCTGGTCTTTGAGTCAATTATCTATGAGTTTTGCGCCAAAATGGATTGGGACTATATGACATTCCGGTTCTGGATCGGCATGTGGGTCGCCGGCATTTGTATCGTCCTGACCGCGATTGATGCCAGTGCCCTCGTCTGCTACATAACCCGCTTCACCGAGGAGAACTTTGCCACCCTGATTGCGTTCATCTTCATCTACAAGGCCATCGAGAATGTGGTTGTCATCGGTAAGAATTTCCCCGTCAATCAAGGCATATACGACTGTGTCTGTATACCGCCGCCGGGAAGCAACGCCAGTGTTGTGGAATATGCTAAATACAATTGGGATTATTGTGAG CCGAACAATGGCACGCTGATTGGCGGCGACTGTGGCACTCCACCCACCGAGAATGTCTTCCTCATGTCGGTGGTTCTGTGCACCGGCACCTTCATCATCTCCACCATTCTGAAGGACTTTAAGAACGCCCTGTTCTTCCCCTCGGCTGTGCGCCAGTACATCAGTGACTTTTCCGTGCTGATTGCCATCTTTGCCATGACATTCTTTGACTACTCGCTGGGAGTGCCCACCCAGAAGCTGGAGGTGCCTGCAGAGCTGAAGCCCACGCTGGACTCGAGGGGTTGGCTCATTCCACCTTTTAGCGAGAGGAATCCCTGGTGGTCGCCGATCATTGCCGTGTTCCCAGCTCTGCTGGGCACCATTCTGATCTTCATGGATCAGCAGATCACCGCTGTGATTGTCAATCGCAAGGAGAACAAATTGAAGAAGGGCTGCGGCTACCACTTGGATCTGTTTATTCTCTCAATTCTTATTGCCATTTGCAGTGTGATGGGTCTGCCATG GTTCGTGGCTGCCACTGTTTTGAGCATCAACCATGTGAATTCATTGAAACTGGAATCGGAGTGCTCGGCCCCTGGCGAGAAGCCACAGTTCCTGGGTGTTCGCGAGCAGCGTGTGACACACATCATGATCTTCCTGACGATCGGCGTTTCGGTGCTCCTGACACCGCTGCTCGGTAACATTCCCATGCCTGTGCTCTTCGGTGTGTTCCTTTATATGGGCGTGGCCTCGCTCAAGGGTCTGCAGTTCTTCGATCGCATATTGATCATGTTCATGCCAGCCAAATACCAGCCAGACTACATGTTCCTGCGACAG GTTCCCATCAAGCGAGTCCATTTGTTCACCATCATACAGCTGGCCTGTCTGATCATACTCTGGCTGATCAAGTCCTTCTCGCAGACCTCCATACTCTTCCCCCTCATGCTGGTGGTGATGATCGGCATACGCAAGGCCCTCGATCTGGTCTTCACGCGTCGCGAGCTGAAGATCCTCGACGATATTATGCCAGAGATGACGAAGCGAGCGGCCGCCGATGATCTGCATCAATTGGACGCTGAG GATaatcaccatcagcatcagcaaccGCCTGGGGCGGGTACTGCCACAGGAGCCAACTATAATGCCAATAATGCGGGTCCAACCACCATACACATTCCTCTCTCTGGCAGCAAGCCGGTCTCGGGCAATGGAGCGGGCATGAATATACCCCAGGAGGCGGTGAATCGCACCACAGTCTGGCAGCAGATCAACAAGGATGGGAATGGCATTTCCGAGCAGCTCATCATACCGGTGACCGTCAAAGTTCGTCAGATCAATGGCAATCA TGCGTCAACAAATGCCTCTGCCCTCTCGCCACGCCTGTCGCCCATGCACGAGGCGGATGAGAACGAAGTCACCATCAATCCGACGAATCCACAGCAGATGAGCAACTGCAAGGAGGCGGCAGCCAAGCTCGAAGGATCCATGCTCGCCAGCCAGAATCCAGCCAACATAACACCCGTCTAA
- the LOC117901690 gene encoding electroneutral sodium bicarbonate exchanger 1 isoform X4, translating to MAKNNEYIEIPWTMNSSSGDDEAPKDPRTGGEDFTQQFTENDFEGHRAHTVYVGVHVPGGRRHSQRRRKHHHSGPGGGGGGGGGSGGGSGSMGGGISSKDSGSEKQQEVERPVTPPAQRVQFILGEDVDDGSHVSHPLFSEMGMLVKEGDEIEWKETARWIKFEEDVEEGGNRWSKPHVATLSLHSLFELRRLLVNGTVMLDMEAHNLEVMADLVCDQMVSAGTLPPGVKDKVKDALLRRHRHQHEYAKKSRLPIIRSLADMRNHSSSKMEEQSGNTLGATTPISLAASEPGPPGTNGNASLTNTGGGMGRFLTVPGKPSTRTLEDMVKSPSSQSMARPSSGTELNEQQHKGNTHFMRKIPPGAEASNILVGEVDFLERTLSCFIRLSQAALMGDLTEVPVPTRFIFILLGPPGSQSNFHEIGRAMATLMSDEIFHEVAYRARKREHLLAGVDEFLDAVTVLPPGEWDPTIRIEPPAAIPSQDPRKRPPELPKEEIDEEEEEARLREESGLSRTGRLFGGLINDVKRKVPWYWSDYRDAFSMQCVASWIFLYFACLSPIITFGGLLSEATGKHMAAMESLVSGFVCGMGYGFFSGQPLTILGSTGPVLVFESIIYEFCAKMDWDYMTFRFWIGMWVAGICIVLTAIDASALVCYITRFTEENFATLIAFIFIYKAIENVVVIGKNFPVNQGIYDCVCIPPPGSNASVVEYAKYNWDYCEPNNGTLIGGDCGTPPTENVFLMSVVLCTGTFIISTILKDFKNALFFPSAVRQYISDFSVLIAIFAMTFFDYSLGVPTQKLEVPAELKPTLDSRGWLIPPFSERNPWWSPIIAVFPALLGTILIFMDQQITAVIVNRKENKLKKGCGYHLDLFILSILIAICSVMGLPWFVAATVLSINHVNSLKLESECSAPGEKPQFLGVREQRVTHIMIFLTIGVSVLLTPLLGNIPMPVLFGVFLYMGVASLKGLQFFDRILIMFMPAKYQPDYMFLRQVPIKRVHLFTIIQLACLIILWLIKSFSQTSILFPLMLVVMIGIRKALDLVFTRRELKILDDIMPEMTKRAAADDLHQLDAEDNHHQHQQPPGAGTATGANYNANNAGPTTIHIPLSGSKPVSGNGAGMNIPQEAVNRTTVWQQINKDGNGISEQLIIPVTVKVRQINGNHASTNASALSPRLSPMHEADENEVTINPTNPQQMSNCKEAAAKLEGSMLASQNPANITPV from the exons ATGGCCAAGAACAATGAATACATCGAAAT ACCCTGGACCATGAACTCCTCGAGTGGTGACGATGAGGCGCCCAAGGACCCGCGTACCGGAGGCGAGGACTTTACGCAACAATTTACAGAGAACGATTTCGAGG GACATCGCGCACACACCGTCTATGTGGGTGTCCATGTGCCCGGAGGCAGACGCCACTCCCAGCGCCGACGCAAGCATCATCACAGCGGCCCCGGAGGAGGGGGAGGCGGAGGTGGCGGTTCCGGCGGTGGCTCCGGCAGCATGGGAGGTGGCATCTCCAGCAaggacagcggcagcgagaaGCAACAGGAAGTGGAGCGTCCAG TTACACCGCCCGCACAACGTGTGCAATTCATACTCGGcgaggatgtggatgatggGTCACATGTATCGCATCCTTTGTTCTCGGAAATGGGCATGCTAGTGAAGGAGGGCGACGAGATCGAGTGGAAGGAGACGGCGCGCTGGATCAAGTTCGAGGAGGATGTGGAGGAGGGCGGCAATCGGTGGTCCAAGCCCCACGTGGCCACGCTCTCCCTGCACTCGCTGTTCGAGCTGCGACGCCTGCTGGTCAACGGCACCGTCATGCTCGACATGGAGGCTCACAATCTGGAGGTAATGGCCGATCTGGTTTGCGACCAGATGGTCAGTGCCGGCACCCTGCCGCCCGGTGTCAAGGACAAGGTCAAGGATGCGCTGCTGCGTCGCCATCGGCATCAGCACGAGTATGCCAAAAAGTCACGGCTGCCCATCATTCGCTCTCTGGCCGATATGCGCAATCATTCGTCATCGAAAA TGGAAGAGCAGTCCGGAAACACTTTAGGGGCCACCACGCCGATTTCTCTGGCGGCGAGTGAACCGGGACCGCCTGGCACCAATGGCAATGCGAGCCTTACCAACACTGGCGGCGGCATGGGCCGTTTTCTAACAGTACCCGGAAAGCCCAGCACCAGAACGCTCG AGGATATGGTGAAGAGTCCCAGCAGCCAGTCGATGGCACGTCCGAGCAGCGGCACGGAGctcaacgagcagcagcacaagggCAACACACACTTTATGAGAAAGATCCCTCCGGGTGCGGAGGCCAGTAATATTCTGGTGGGCGAAGTGGACTTTCTGGAGCGAACACTCTCCTGTTTCATACGCCTGAGCCAGGCGGCGCTCATGGGTGATCTGACAGAGGTGCCAGTGCCCACAAG ATTCATCTTCATTTTGCTGGGTCCGCCTGGCAGTCAGAGTAATTTCCATGAGATTGGACGTGCCATGGCTACCCTGATGTCGGATGAGATCTTCCACGAGGTTGCCTATCGGGCACGCAAGCGGGAGCATCTGCTGGCCGGCGTTGATGAGTTCCTCGATGCGGTCACCGTTTTGCCCCCTGGCGAGTGGGATCCCACCATTCGCATTGAGCCGCCGGCGGCCATACCCTCGCAGGACCCGCGCAAGCGTCCACCAGAGCTGCCAAAGGAGGAGatcgacgaggaggaggaggaggcgcgtCTAAGGGAAGAGTCGGGACTCTCGCGGACAGGTCGTCTCTTTGGCGGTCTGATCAACGATGTGAAGCGGAAGGTACCCTGGTACTGGAGCGACTATCGCGATGCCTTCTCCATGCAGTGCGTGGCATCGTGGATTTTCCTGTACTTTGCCTGCCTCTCGCCCATCATCACGTTCGGCGGACTCTTGTCGGAGGCCACGGGCAAGCATATGGCAGCGATGGAGAGTCTGGTGTCGGGGTTCGTCTGTGGCATGGGCTATGGCTTCTTTTCGGGTCAGCCGTTGACAATATTGGGTTCCACCGGTCCAGTGCTGGTCTTTGAGTCAATTATCTATGAGTTTTGCGCCAAAATGGATTGGGACTATATGACATTCCGGTTCTGGATCGGCATGTGGGTCGCCGGCATTTGTATCGTCCTGACCGCGATTGATGCCAGTGCCCTCGTCTGCTACATAACCCGCTTCACCGAGGAGAACTTTGCCACCCTGATTGCGTTCATCTTCATCTACAAGGCCATCGAGAATGTGGTTGTCATCGGTAAGAATTTCCCCGTCAATCAAGGCATATACGACTGTGTCTGTATACCGCCGCCGGGAAGCAACGCCAGTGTTGTGGAATATGCTAAATACAATTGGGATTATTGTGAG CCGAACAATGGCACGCTGATTGGCGGCGACTGTGGCACTCCACCCACCGAGAATGTCTTCCTCATGTCGGTGGTTCTGTGCACCGGCACCTTCATCATCTCCACCATTCTGAAGGACTTTAAGAACGCCCTGTTCTTCCCCTCGGCTGTGCGCCAGTACATCAGTGACTTTTCCGTGCTGATTGCCATCTTTGCCATGACATTCTTTGACTACTCGCTGGGAGTGCCCACCCAGAAGCTGGAGGTGCCTGCAGAGCTGAAGCCCACGCTGGACTCGAGGGGTTGGCTCATTCCACCTTTTAGCGAGAGGAATCCCTGGTGGTCGCCGATCATTGCCGTGTTCCCAGCTCTGCTGGGCACCATTCTGATCTTCATGGATCAGCAGATCACCGCTGTGATTGTCAATCGCAAGGAGAACAAATTGAAGAAGGGCTGCGGCTACCACTTGGATCTGTTTATTCTCTCAATTCTTATTGCCATTTGCAGTGTGATGGGTCTGCCATG GTTCGTGGCTGCCACTGTTTTGAGCATCAACCATGTGAATTCATTGAAACTGGAATCGGAGTGCTCGGCCCCTGGCGAGAAGCCACAGTTCCTGGGTGTTCGCGAGCAGCGTGTGACACACATCATGATCTTCCTGACGATCGGCGTTTCGGTGCTCCTGACACCGCTGCTCGGTAACATTCCCATGCCTGTGCTCTTCGGTGTGTTCCTTTATATGGGCGTGGCCTCGCTCAAGGGTCTGCAGTTCTTCGATCGCATATTGATCATGTTCATGCCAGCCAAATACCAGCCAGACTACATGTTCCTGCGACAG GTTCCCATCAAGCGAGTCCATTTGTTCACCATCATACAGCTGGCCTGTCTGATCATACTCTGGCTGATCAAGTCCTTCTCGCAGACCTCCATACTCTTCCCCCTCATGCTGGTGGTGATGATCGGCATACGCAAGGCCCTCGATCTGGTCTTCACGCGTCGCGAGCTGAAGATCCTCGACGATATTATGCCAGAGATGACGAAGCGAGCGGCCGCCGATGATCTGCATCAATTGGACGCTGAG GATaatcaccatcagcatcagcaaccGCCTGGGGCGGGTACTGCCACAGGAGCCAACTATAATGCCAATAATGCGGGTCCAACCACCATACACATTCCTCTCTCTGGCAGCAAGCCGGTCTCGGGCAATGGAGCGGGCATGAATATACCCCAGGAGGCGGTGAATCGCACCACAGTCTGGCAGCAGATCAACAAGGATGGGAATGGCATTTCCGAGCAGCTCATCATACCGGTGACCGTCAAAGTTCGTCAGATCAATGGCAATCA TGCGTCAACAAATGCCTCTGCCCTCTCGCCACGCCTGTCGCCCATGCACGAGGCGGATGAGAACGAAGTCACCATCAATCCGACGAATCCACAGCAGATGAGCAACTGCAAGGAGGCGGCAGCCAAGCTCGAAGGATCCATGCTCGCCAGCCAGAATCCAGCCAACATAACACCCGTCTAA